In Leifsonia sp. PS1209, the genomic stretch CCGCGGTGCCCGCGAAAGGAAACAGAAACCGTGACTGACACTTCGACCACCGAGCTGATTCTGGCTCCGGCGCAACTCGCACCGTACATCCAGCACACCAAGATCGAGGTCGGCCTCACCCGCGACGAGATCGTCGCCCACGCCAAGGAGACCGTCGAGCACGGCTTCAACGCCGCGATGGTGCCCGCATCCTGGGTCGACGTGGTCGCCGCAGAACTCGCGGGCACGGGCGTCGGCATCGCGACGGCGCTCGACTTCCCGACCGTCGGGGTGACCACGAGCGCGGGCAAGGCCGCCGAGGCGGAGTCGATCGCCAAGCTCGGCGCCACCCAGCTGGACATCGGTGTGCAGATCGGCTGGCTGAAGAGCGGGATGTACGACGCGTTCCGCGACGACATCGCCGGTGTCGTGCAGGCGGCGGGCATCCCGGTCAAGGTCATGCTCGAGCTCCCGCTGCTCACCCCGGACGAGCGTCGCGCGGCCGTCGAACTGTCGATGGATGCTGGCGTT encodes the following:
- the deoC gene encoding deoxyribose-phosphate aldolase, which produces MTDTSTTELILAPAQLAPYIQHTKIEVGLTRDEIVAHAKETVEHGFNAAMVPASWVDVVAAELAGTGVGIATALDFPTVGVTTSAGKAAEAESIAKLGATQLDIGVQIGWLKSGMYDAFRDDIAGVVQAAGIPVKVMLELPLLTPDERRAAVELSMDAGVAFLKNASSGQIETASPESVRYLVDLARPGVLVKASGSIKSYPQALGLLRAGASLLGTSAGLSIITDSGDENTTSY